A portion of the Lolium rigidum isolate FL_2022 chromosome 1, APGP_CSIRO_Lrig_0.1, whole genome shotgun sequence genome contains these proteins:
- the LOC124657886 gene encoding putative F-box/FBD/LRR-repeat protein At1g78760, whose product MRCDGEQLTVQGEAAAGQTRCVYGVDGVVCLATTSYDGQPTATTPAGNCWRQRLAAHHLFDETPLSSDPMAEAPDSRRMAPAPTNIGALPEEILLRVMSYLPTREAVHTCLVSPYWRDLWRSVPCINVSIMEFKDDDYEDDFEREVAFKRFVNHFLMLRNPVPLVEFRLTYSMSDDDRSDSDDANDWISHALQWNARVVKVVNQHEPLEIDHEVFTSSFLKRLHISSADLFPGFFSQLQTGCPALEYLFLFDCLIMDHEIFSMTLKVLILSKQIAFSDQASISAPSLIYLSIEGDIQSGRLPVLKSMASLETASALISGAITDCDADAIRQFLGGLSNVTSLDFRYRDQKLTMEKNFQWCPRFSKLVNLTLNRSCVHAEFYALIVFLQNSPNVKKLTLKLNQVCVLGHIGYASAITGELEDRSFTCEQLQIVKIKCSETSEMLPRVTQFLHARGVRPDQMRINRRN is encoded by the exons ATGCGCTGCGATGGGGAGCAGTTGACGGTGCAGGGGGAGGCAGCTGCCGGCCAGACAAGATGCGTCTACGGCGTCGACGGTGTAGTCTGCCTGGCAACCACCAGCTACGACGGGCAACCGACAGCCACCACGCCTGCTGGAAACTGCTGGCGACAACG CCTTGCTGCACACCACCTGTTCGACGAAACGCCTCTGAGCTCAGACCCCATGGCGGAGGCGCCAGACAGCCGGAGAATGGCCCCCGCTCCCACCAACATAGGCGCCCTCCCGGAAGAGATCCTCCTGCGTGTCATGTCCTACCTGCCCACGCGCGAAGCCGTGCACACATGCTTGGTATCGCCGTACTGGCGTGACCTCTGGCGGTCCGTGCCCTGCATCAACGTGTCTATCATGGAGTTCAAAGACGATGATTACGAGGACGACTTCGAGCGTGAAGTGGCGTTCAAGAGATTTGTGAACCATTTTCTGATGCTCCGTAACCCTGTTCCCCTGGTTGAGTTCCGCCTCACGTACAGCATGAGCGATGACGACCGCTCTGACTCCGATGACGCCAATGACTGGATCTCCCATGCGTTACAGTGGAATGCTCGGGTTGTCAAGGTTGTCAATCAGCATGAACCATTGGAGATCGATCATGAGGTGTTCACTTCAAGCTTCTTGAAAAGGCTGCACATTAGCAGCGCTGACTTGTTCCCTGGTTTCTTTAGTCAGCTCCAGACGGGCTGCCCAGCATTGGAGTATCTGTTCCTATTTGACTGCCTCATCATGGACCATGAGATTTTCTCCATGACACTCAAGGTTTTGATCCTCTCTAAACAAATTGCGTTCAGTGACCAGGCTTCTATTTCGGCTCCAAGTCTCATATATCTGTCCATTGAGGGTGATATTCAATCGGGCAGGCTACCTGTACTAAAGAGCATGGCATCTCTAGAGACTGCATCAGCCTTGATTTCGGGAGCAATCACAGATTGTGATGCGGATGCTATCAGGCAGTTCCTGGGAGGCCTCTCTAATGTTACAAGTTTGGATTTCCGTTACAGGGATCAGAAG CTGACCATGGAAAAGAATTTTCAATGGTGTCCAAGATTCAGCAAACTTGTAAACCTCACTCTTAACCGCTCCTGTGTGCACGCCGAGTTCTATGCACTGATTGTCTTCCTTCAGAACTCACCCAATGTGAAGAAGCTAACTCTCAAGCTAAACCAGGTATGTGTTCTTGGCCACATT GGTTATGCATCTGCAATCACGGGTGAGCTAGAGGACAGATCATTTACATGTGAGCAGCTTCAGATTGTTAAAATCAAATGCTCGGAGACAAGTGAGATGCTACCTAGGGTGACTCAGTTTTTGCATGCTAGAGGCGTAAGGCCTGATCAGATGCGTATCAATCGCCGGAACTAA
- the LOC124657896 gene encoding LOW QUALITY PROTEIN: F-box/LRR-repeat protein At3g59200-like (The sequence of the model RefSeq protein was modified relative to this genomic sequence to represent the inferred CDS: substituted 2 bases at 2 genomic stop codons): MAAAAADNRRMVRARVPRAPGRISALPDDVLRRIMSQLSSREAVHTCFLARRWRNLWREVPIINATFEDFEDSAAAHDRIEREAMFKKFVTRFLLLRNCVGLDEFRLDYSLAGGTEDLSAGSADANLWIFHALRWNALAVKVLSREHQLELDPAVFTSSFLRRLHISSARLVPGFFDQLQHGCPALEYLFLSDSLVMDHEIFSNTVKVLILAEEVMFSCDHDDPVSISAASAISVFIECDLSVARLPTLKNMESLETASVLLCGHVRACDTDGIRQFLGGLSHVTSLDFRYMDGKLPMEKNIRWCPTFSNLINLTVDTSCVHADLYALIVFLQNSPSLKKLTLKLDQXXIWPFFGQACVYVISGELEDRSFTCEQLEIVEIICSETNELLPRVTQFLRASGIGADQMRITHKN; the protein is encoded by the exons atggcggcggcggcggcggacaacCGGAGAATGGTCCGCGCTCGCGTCCCACGCGCGCCAGGGAGGATCAGCGCCCTCCCCGACGACGTCCTCCGCCGCATCATGTCCCAGCTGAGCTCACGCGAGGCCGTGCACACATGCTTCCTGGCGCGGCGCTGGCGCAACCTCTGGCGGGAGGTGCCCATCATCAACGCGACTTTCGAGGACTTCGAAGACAGCGCCGCTGCCCATGACAGAATCGAGCGTGAGGCGATGTTCAAGAAGTTCGTCACCCGTTTCCTGCTGCTACGCAACTGCGTCGGCCTGGACGAGTTCCGGCTGGACTACAGCCTGGCGGGTGGCACCGAGGACCTCAGCGCTGGCTCCGCCGACGCCAACCTGTGGATCTTCCATGCGTTACGGTGGAATGCTCTGGCCGTCAAGGTTCTCAGCCGGGAACATCAACTGGAGCTCGACCCTGCGGTATTCACTTCGAGCTTCTTGAGGAGGCTGCATATTTCCAGTGCTAGATTGGTCCCAGGTTTCTTTGATCAGCTCCAACATGGCTGCCCGGCACTGGAATATCTGTTCCTATCCGATTCCCTCGTGATGGACCATGAGATTTTCTCCAACACGGTGAAGGTTCTCATCCTCGCTGAGGAAGTTATGTTCTCATGTGATCACGATGACCCAGTTTCTATCTCTGCTGCAAGTGCCATTTCTGTCTTCATCGAGTGTGATCTTTCGGTGGCCAGGCTACCTACACTGAAGAACATGGAATCTCTAGAGACTGCATCAGTATTGCTTTGTGGACATGTCAGAGCTTGTGATACTGATGGTATCAGGCAGTTTCTGGGCGGCCTGTCTCATGTTACTAGTTTGGACTTCCGTTATATGGATGGAAAG CTGCCCATGGAAAAGAATATCCGATGGTGTCCAACATTCAGCAATCTTATAAACCTGACTGTTGATACCTCGTGTGTCCATGCAGACCTCTATGCATTGATAGTCTTCCTTCAGAACTCACCCAGTCTGAAGAAGCTCACTCTCAAACTAGACCAG TGATAAATCTGGCCTTTTTTTGGGCAGGCGTGTGTGTATGTAATCTCTGGTGAGCTGGAAGACAGATCATTTACATGTGAGCAGCTTGAGATTGTTGAAATCATATGTTCAGAGACAAATGAGCTGCTACCCAGGGTGACTCAGTTTTTGCGTGCTAGTGGCATCGGGGCCGATCAGATGCGCATCACTCACAAGAACTAA
- the LOC124684765 gene encoding RING-H2 finger protein ATL39-like, with translation MPLKLALIVSAPVGITCAILYLAGVPWRINIRIATFLLVFLFVAGLCERARARARLRRLQHEQDPESDQSMAALPREPAVGLGRAAIAGLPVYKYEKLERGGGEGDQCAVCLAEIRPKEVVKQLPACTHLFHEGCIDVWLWSHRTCPVCRCPVEVSAVPAVEVAARAL, from the coding sequence ATGCCGCTGAAGCTCGCGCTCATCGTCTCTGCTCCGGTGGGAATAACCTGTGCCATACTGTACCTGGCAGGTGTCCCCTGGAGAATCAACATCCGCATCGCCACCTTCCTGctcgtcttcctcttcgtcgccggGCTGTGTGAGCGCGCGCGCGCTCGCGCCAGGTTGCGACGCCTGCAGCATGAGCAAGATCCGGAGAGTGACCAGTCCATGGCGGCGCTTCCACGGGAACCGGCCGTCGGGCTAGGACGGGCAGCGATCGCCGGTCTGCCGGTGTACAAGTACGAGAAGCtggagcgcggcggcggagagggcgaccagtgcgccgtgtgcctcgccgagaTTAGGCCAAAGGAGGTGGTGAAGCAGCTGCCGGCGTGCACGCACCTgttccacgaagggtgcatcgacGTGTGGCTGTGGTCGCACCGGACATGTCCGGTGTGCCGGTGTCCGGTTGAGGTCTCTGCCGTGCCGGCTGTGGAAGTTGCCGCGCGTGCTTTGTAA